TGCCCTGGCCGTAGCGCCGGGTGGTATACTTGAAGTAGCCGACCTGCAGGATCACCGAGAGCGCTTCCAGCACGAAGACGCCGCCCACGATCACGAGCAGGAACTCGGACTTGAGCAGCATGGCGGTGGCGCCGATCGCGCCGCCCAGTGCCAGCGAGCCGGTATCGCCCATGAAGACTTCGGCGGGGTGCGCATTGTACCAGAGGAAGCCCAGGCTGGCGCCCGCCAGTGCCACGCAGAAGATGGCCAGCTCTCCGGAGCCGGGCAGGTAGAACAGCCCCAGGTAGTCCGAGGTGTCCACCCGTCCGATCAGGTAGGCAAAGACGCCGAAGGTGCCCGCCGCGATGGCGCACAGCCCGGCCGCCAAACCATCCAGCCCGTCGCTCAGGTTCACCGCGTTCGAGGTCCCCGCCAGCACGATCATGACCCAGGGAATGAACAGCGGCCGCCAGATCTCGAGGTGGTAGTCGGCCAGGAAGGGCACACTGCTCCAGTGCGCCGGGATCGGGCTGATGGGCGAGAGCAGCAGCACGGACCCGACCACGAGGCCGAGCACGCCCTGCCCGATCAGCTTGTAGCGGCCCACGAGCCCCTCGGTGCGCCGGCGCACCACCTTCAGGTAATCGTCCAGGAACCCCAGTATCC
The genomic region above belongs to Gemmatimonadota bacterium and contains:
- a CDS encoding phospho-N-acetylmuramoyl-pentapeptide-transferase, coding for MLYHLLTPLSDQHIVFNLFRYITFRAAGAMVTALVLSFLLGPLVIRWLRSLRLGQVVRAEGPERHLIKAGTPTMGGVLILIAAATATLLWAELTNPYTLLVLLTLLWLGILGFLDDYLKVVRRRTEGLVGRYKLIGQGVLGLVVGSVLLLSPISPIPAHWSSVPFLADYHLEIWRPLFIPWVMIVLAGTSNAVNLSDGLDGLAAGLCAIAAGTFGVFAYLIGRVDTSDYLGLFYLPGSGELAIFCVALAGASLGFLWYNAHPAEVFMGDTGSLALGGAIGATAMLLKSEFLLVIVGGVFVLEALSVILQVGYFKYTTRRYGQGMRIFRMAPLHHHFEHGGWQESKIIIRFWILGILFALIAFSTLKVR